In Strigops habroptila isolate Jane chromosome 2, bStrHab1.2.pri, whole genome shotgun sequence, one genomic interval encodes:
- the PIANP gene encoding PILR alpha-associated neural protein isoform X2, which yields MEPSAWMPPFFCIHSLQLWHLLLLVSAVPPPGVCSLRSRGPAATRPLCTRRSPSAPRPICIWDRTSLPERDSRLAPRQRALPPRGGELRHVVRLRRQAAGARPATPSGFEDGMPSSQYPWAIVWGPTVSDEDGGDANSANPGFPPLGYTFVSPHGMATAQPNSHSLLHNAGLNLRETPATLRPFLFGPRGEGVDPQLYVTITISIIIVLVATGIIFKFCWDRNQKRRRHSGQQSGGRQQESQQPLADLSPTTVSILGPYGDSLAPTPEAEESRQGQEKLGGHGKSTAFQLNRIPLVNL from the exons ATGGAGCCCAGTGCCTG GATGCCTCCATTCTTCTGCATCCACTCCCTGCAGCTTTggcatctcctcctcctggtCTCGGCCGTCCCTCCTCCTGGCGTCTGCTCTCTTCGCTCTCGGGGCCCGGCAGCCACTCGGCCTCTCTGTACCCGTCGGAGCCCCTCAGCCCCACGGCCCATTTGCATCTGGGACAGGACCTCGCTGCCGGAGAGGGATTCCCGCCTCGCCCCGCGCCAGCGTGCCCTGCCGCCCCGGGGGGGAGAGCTGCGGCACGTCGTGCGGCTGAGGCGCCAGGCGGCGGGCGCCCGCCCGGCCACCCCGTCTGGCTTTGAGGACGGCATGCCCTCCTCCCAGTACCCCTGGGCCATTGTGTGGGGCCCCACGGTGTCAGATGAGGATGGAGGGGACGCCAACTCGGCCAACCCAGGCTTCCCGCCGCTGGGATACACCTTCGTCTCGCCGCATGGGATGGCAACGGCGCAGCCCAACTCCCACTCGCTCCTGCACAACGCGGGGCTCAACCTGCGTGAGACCCCAGCCACCCTGCGGCCCTTCTTGTTTGGGCCCCGGGGGGAAG GTGTGGACCCCCAGCTGTACGTCACCATCACCATCTCCATCATCATTGTCCTGGTTGCCACTGGGATCATATTCAAGTTCTG CTGGGACCGCAACCAGAAACGCCGGCGTCACTCGGGGCAGCAAAGCggtgggaggcagcaggagagccAGCAGCCCCTCGCAGACCTCTCCCCCACCACTGTCAGCATCCTGGGGCCATATGGTGATTCCCTGGCCCCCACACCCGAGGCGGAGGAGTCCAGGCAGGGCCAGGAGAAACTGGGGGGCCACGGGAAGAGCACAGCCTTCCAGCTGAACCG AATCCCACTGGTGAACCTGTGA
- the PIANP gene encoding PILR alpha-associated neural protein isoform X1 yields the protein MEPSACRMPPFFCIHSLQLWHLLLLVSAVPPPGVCSLRSRGPAATRPLCTRRSPSAPRPICIWDRTSLPERDSRLAPRQRALPPRGGELRHVVRLRRQAAGARPATPSGFEDGMPSSQYPWAIVWGPTVSDEDGGDANSANPGFPPLGYTFVSPHGMATAQPNSHSLLHNAGLNLRETPATLRPFLFGPRGEGVDPQLYVTITISIIIVLVATGIIFKFCWDRNQKRRRHSGQQSGGRQQESQQPLADLSPTTVSILGPYGDSLAPTPEAEESRQGQEKLGGHGKSTAFQLNRIPLVNL from the exons ATGGAGCCCAGTGCCTG CAGGATGCCTCCATTCTTCTGCATCCACTCCCTGCAGCTTTggcatctcctcctcctggtCTCGGCCGTCCCTCCTCCTGGCGTCTGCTCTCTTCGCTCTCGGGGCCCGGCAGCCACTCGGCCTCTCTGTACCCGTCGGAGCCCCTCAGCCCCACGGCCCATTTGCATCTGGGACAGGACCTCGCTGCCGGAGAGGGATTCCCGCCTCGCCCCGCGCCAGCGTGCCCTGCCGCCCCGGGGGGGAGAGCTGCGGCACGTCGTGCGGCTGAGGCGCCAGGCGGCGGGCGCCCGCCCGGCCACCCCGTCTGGCTTTGAGGACGGCATGCCCTCCTCCCAGTACCCCTGGGCCATTGTGTGGGGCCCCACGGTGTCAGATGAGGATGGAGGGGACGCCAACTCGGCCAACCCAGGCTTCCCGCCGCTGGGATACACCTTCGTCTCGCCGCATGGGATGGCAACGGCGCAGCCCAACTCCCACTCGCTCCTGCACAACGCGGGGCTCAACCTGCGTGAGACCCCAGCCACCCTGCGGCCCTTCTTGTTTGGGCCCCGGGGGGAAG GTGTGGACCCCCAGCTGTACGTCACCATCACCATCTCCATCATCATTGTCCTGGTTGCCACTGGGATCATATTCAAGTTCTG CTGGGACCGCAACCAGAAACGCCGGCGTCACTCGGGGCAGCAAAGCggtgggaggcagcaggagagccAGCAGCCCCTCGCAGACCTCTCCCCCACCACTGTCAGCATCCTGGGGCCATATGGTGATTCCCTGGCCCCCACACCCGAGGCGGAGGAGTCCAGGCAGGGCCAGGAGAAACTGGGGGGCCACGGGAAGAGCACAGCCTTCCAGCTGAACCG AATCCCACTGGTGAACCTGTGA